Proteins found in one Salinimonas lutimaris genomic segment:
- a CDS encoding NAD(P)H-dependent oxidoreductase, which produces MSNILIINAHQPYPFSPGRLNSTLVDLAVSTLHKKGHATRVVTMQDEIDVDTELANHQWADIVLLQSPINWMGVPWSFKKYMDEVYTAGMGGALCHGDGRSAEAPKQHYGTGGTLTDTRYMMSVTLNAPAESFNDSSEFLFAGKSLDDLLFPMHANFAFFGMQAMPTFACYDVMKNADIENDLVRFEAHLNAHF; this is translated from the coding sequence ATGAGTAATATTTTAATCATTAATGCCCATCAACCCTACCCGTTTTCTCCCGGCCGGCTGAACAGCACCCTGGTGGATCTTGCTGTGAGCACCCTTCACAAAAAAGGGCATGCAACCCGGGTCGTTACCATGCAGGACGAGATTGATGTTGATACCGAGCTGGCTAACCACCAGTGGGCAGATATTGTCTTGCTGCAAAGCCCGATTAACTGGATGGGTGTGCCCTGGTCGTTTAAAAAATATATGGATGAAGTCTACACCGCCGGGATGGGAGGTGCGTTGTGTCATGGTGACGGGCGCAGCGCAGAGGCTCCCAAACAACACTATGGTACCGGAGGCACGTTAACCGATACCCGGTACATGATGTCTGTGACGCTAAACGCTCCGGCAGAATCATTTAACGATAGCAGTGAGTTTTTGTTTGCCGGTAAGAGCCTGGATGATTTGCTATTCCCGATGCATGCTAACTTTGCATTTTTTGGTATGCAGGCCATGCCTACCTTTGCCTGTTATGACGTGATGAAAAATGCCGACATTGAAAACGATCTGGTGCGTTTTGAAGCACATCTGAACGCCCATTTTTAG
- a CDS encoding winged helix-turn-helix transcriptional regulator, translated as MKSEVKTETSGRKIVLNACTEPCAIEQGMRLIGGKWTGSIIYHLKDNPVRFNDLCRMLGGASRKMIDQRLKELEANGMVKREVLDTRPIAVAYHLTDYGRSALVILEQMRVWMEQHQS; from the coding sequence ATGAAAAGTGAAGTAAAAACAGAGACTAGCGGAAGAAAAATAGTTTTAAATGCATGTACGGAGCCTTGCGCCATTGAGCAGGGTATGCGATTGATTGGCGGCAAGTGGACTGGCTCTATCATTTATCACTTAAAAGACAATCCTGTGCGTTTCAATGATTTATGCAGAATGCTGGGCGGGGCCAGTAGAAAGATGATCGACCAGCGCTTAAAAGAACTCGAAGCCAATGGCATGGTGAAGCGGGAAGTGCTAGATACCCGTCCTATAGCGGTGGCTTATCACCTGACCGATTATGGCCGCTCAGCGCTGGTGATTCTTGAACAGATGCGTGTATGGATGGAGCAGCATCAGTCATAA
- a CDS encoding DUF4870 family protein, with translation MSEMQEASVAPASLSTKDDAAKTNALIAYGLMVVGMFTGVFWIVGAIWAMVKKGEAQGSVFEDHYTNIIKTFWWGLGLSILGAMLSVIVVGYFMLLAVWIWSIFKIVKGLAKITSNKAYHG, from the coding sequence ATGTCAGAAATGCAAGAAGCAAGTGTGGCTCCAGCCTCTCTTAGTACAAAAGATGATGCGGCAAAAACAAATGCCCTGATTGCTTATGGTCTTATGGTCGTAGGTATGTTTACGGGAGTTTTCTGGATAGTGGGCGCTATTTGGGCAATGGTAAAAAAAGGCGAAGCCCAGGGCTCAGTATTTGAGGACCATTACACAAATATCATCAAAACATTCTGGTGGGGGTTAGGGCTTTCAATTTTAGGCGCGATGCTATCGGTAATTGTTGTTGGTTATTTTATGCTGTTAGCGGTTTGGATTTGGTCCATTTTCAAGATCGTAAAAGGTCTTGCAAAGATTACTTCAAACAAAGCTTACCACGGCTAA
- a CDS encoding CPBP family intramembrane glutamic endopeptidase, which yields MPTAEYQTLKIISAIILVQGGILFYWVITSDDFIGMLGFSAIANMSLLSWLVAAVVVACYIWGAASISQVREHMFRFDKLKCAALTGALVSGVFEELVFRKLLMDYLLEAGFGTVSQIILSGIGFGMAHLVWGGKAVSAAVNATFYTFFLGCGLALVYIVSERNLALCIIAHTLVTAAIEPGLIKSAVLNKLGYFKERTE from the coding sequence ATGCCAACTGCTGAATATCAGACGCTCAAAATTATATCTGCCATTATCCTGGTCCAGGGGGGAATCCTTTTCTACTGGGTTATAACCTCTGATGATTTTATCGGCATGCTGGGATTTTCAGCTATTGCGAATATGAGTCTGTTGTCGTGGTTAGTGGCGGCTGTGGTAGTGGCTTGTTATATTTGGGGCGCGGCCAGTATTTCTCAGGTGCGCGAGCATATGTTCAGGTTTGATAAACTAAAATGTGCCGCCTTAACAGGCGCGCTGGTATCTGGCGTGTTTGAAGAACTCGTTTTTAGAAAGTTGCTTATGGATTATCTGCTTGAAGCAGGTTTTGGCACAGTTTCTCAAATCATATTATCGGGTATCGGGTTTGGTATGGCTCATCTGGTTTGGGGCGGAAAAGCAGTTTCAGCAGCCGTTAATGCCACGTTCTACACCTTCTTTCTAGGCTGTGGGCTGGCTCTGGTCTATATCGTGAGCGAAAGAAATTTAGCGCTATGTATCATTGCTCACACTCTGGTTACCGCTGCTATTGAGCCTGGTTTGATAAAATCGGCAGTGCTCAATAAATTAGGATACTTTAAAGAACGTACTGAATAG
- a CDS encoding phosphoribosyltransferase codes for MQSAHIGQQVFSETEIAQGVQLVAARLNQVYSEAVVITVVPGGILFTADLVRKLTFDIIMDYISCPHTPGDRHNQSTIVFHQHIPLAGKHVIIIDDAIESGGTMKRLVEHIGHHYAVASLAVATLLVKPGRVSIPVTEYYAYEMPDDDLLVGYGLPWKDKLRHVPFVSKLVR; via the coding sequence ATGCAATCAGCCCATATTGGTCAGCAGGTGTTCAGTGAAACCGAAATCGCCCAAGGTGTGCAGCTGGTGGCAGCCCGGCTCAATCAGGTTTACAGTGAAGCGGTGGTTATTACCGTGGTGCCGGGCGGTATTTTGTTTACTGCGGACCTGGTGCGCAAACTCACTTTTGACATCATCATGGATTATATTTCCTGCCCGCATACTCCCGGCGACAGACACAATCAGTCAACCATTGTGTTTCACCAGCATATTCCGCTGGCCGGCAAGCATGTGATTATCATTGACGATGCCATTGAGTCGGGCGGTACAATGAAGCGCCTTGTTGAGCATATCGGGCATCATTACGCGGTAGCGTCACTGGCGGTCGCCACTTTACTGGTGAAGCCCGGGCGGGTTAGCATTCCGGTAACCGAATATTATGCTTATGAAATGCCTGATGATGATTTACTGGTAGGCTATGGCCTGCCGTGGAAAGATAAACTCAGACATGTCCCGTTTGTTAGCAAACTGGTGAGGTAA
- a CDS encoding YnfA family protein has product MPELKTIGLFLLTAVAELVGCYLPYLWLKQGKSVWLLVPAAVSLALFAWLLTLHPTAAGRVYAAYGGVYIFAAIIWLWLVDGIRPGIWDVVGVTVAMMGMAIIMFAPRTA; this is encoded by the coding sequence GTGCCCGAATTAAAAACCATTGGACTGTTTTTGCTTACCGCAGTGGCAGAACTGGTGGGCTGTTATTTGCCTTATCTGTGGCTAAAACAGGGCAAGTCGGTTTGGTTACTGGTACCCGCTGCCGTGTCGTTGGCCTTATTTGCCTGGTTGCTGACATTACATCCCACTGCCGCAGGCAGGGTGTACGCTGCTTATGGCGGCGTTTATATCTTTGCCGCCATTATCTGGCTATGGCTGGTTGATGGTATTCGCCCGGGTATCTGGGATGTGGTTGGTGTTACTGTGGCGATGATGGGCATGGCCATTATTATGTTTGCCCCACGCACCGCCTGA
- a CDS encoding sugar O-acetyltransferase: MSLDEIKQKMHSGEVYFSHEPALVDEQTQCLEILYDYNQSRPSQHARRQQILTQLFARMGENCYFEPPLRANWGKHTYVGKQVYANFNLTLVDDTTITIGDYVMFAPNVTLATAGHPIEPGLRRHVGQFNMPVTIENNVWIGAHTVVLPGVTIGENSVIGAGSVVTRDIPANVVAVGNPCRVLRPIGENDKQRYFKDRQFDPALQFLMDP; this comes from the coding sequence ATGTCGCTTGATGAAATAAAACAGAAAATGCACAGCGGTGAGGTGTATTTTTCGCATGAACCGGCGCTAGTTGACGAGCAAACCCAGTGCCTCGAAATTCTTTATGATTATAATCAGTCTCGGCCGTCACAGCATGCACGACGCCAGCAGATTTTAACCCAACTGTTTGCCCGTATGGGTGAAAACTGTTACTTCGAGCCACCGCTCAGGGCAAACTGGGGAAAACATACTTACGTTGGTAAGCAGGTGTATGCCAATTTCAACCTGACCCTGGTCGACGATACCACGATTACCATTGGGGATTATGTGATGTTTGCGCCCAATGTAACGCTGGCAACCGCCGGGCATCCTATAGAGCCGGGGCTACGCCGACACGTCGGACAGTTCAATATGCCGGTCACTATTGAAAATAATGTCTGGATTGGCGCACACACCGTGGTGTTGCCCGGTGTGACCATTGGTGAAAACTCTGTTATTGGCGCTGGTAGCGTAGTGACCCGGGATATTCCCGCCAATGTGGTGGCGGTGGGTAATCCATGCCGGGTACTCAGGCCCATTGGTGAAAATGACAAGCAGAGGTACTTCAAAGACCGACAGTTTGATCCGGCTTTACAGTTCCTGATGGATCCCTGA
- a CDS encoding DUF2938 domain-containing protein, with protein sequence MHTYTAILLLGVGATAITDLWGMVRSKWLGIPFPDYGMVGRWLLHMPAGRFRHTSMASATPKPGELVFGWLAHYVLGIVFAGLLLLFTGSHWLAQPTFLPALATGIITVVTPFFVMQPGMGLGIAASKAPAPASARINALITHGVLGVGLYLTGIVI encoded by the coding sequence ATGCATACTTATACAGCGATACTGCTGCTTGGCGTCGGCGCTACCGCCATCACTGATTTATGGGGCATGGTGCGGTCTAAATGGCTGGGCATTCCTTTTCCTGATTACGGCATGGTGGGACGCTGGCTGCTACATATGCCTGCTGGCAGATTCCGCCACACCAGCATGGCCAGCGCGACACCTAAACCCGGTGAGCTGGTATTTGGATGGCTGGCTCATTATGTGTTGGGAATCGTTTTCGCCGGCCTGTTACTTCTATTTACCGGCAGCCATTGGCTGGCGCAGCCAACCTTCTTACCCGCTCTTGCAACCGGAATTATCACTGTGGTAACACCATTTTTTGTGATGCAGCCGGGTATGGGTTTGGGTATAGCAGCCAGTAAAGCGCCCGCTCCGGCATCAGCAAGAATAAATGCGCTGATCACCCATGGGGTATTGGGTGTAGGATTATATCTGACGGGTATCGTGATATAA
- a CDS encoding helix-turn-helix domain-containing protein, whose translation MDISQVARKTGVPASTLRYYEQKGLITSVGRQGLRRVFKPDVTDRLALIALGRAAGLSLNEIGAMLGHQTEPEIDRELLLNKADELDRNITTLKTMRDGLRHVAQCTAPSHLECPRFRRLMGLAAAGELGDGGAVTRRSPLPPT comes from the coding sequence ATGGATATTTCTCAGGTAGCCAGGAAAACCGGTGTTCCGGCATCAACGCTACGCTATTACGAACAAAAAGGGCTGATTACATCAGTGGGCAGACAGGGGCTTCGCCGCGTGTTTAAGCCCGATGTGACCGACCGTCTGGCGCTGATTGCCCTTGGACGGGCTGCCGGGCTGAGCCTGAATGAGATTGGTGCGATGTTGGGCCATCAAACCGAGCCTGAGATTGACCGTGAGTTACTGCTAAATAAAGCCGACGAGCTTGACCGTAATATCACTACGCTGAAAACGATGCGCGACGGACTGCGCCACGTGGCTCAGTGTACGGCGCCCAGTCATCTGGAATGCCCGCGGTTCAGACGCCTGATGGGTCTTGCCGCGGCCGGCGAACTGGGCGATGGCGGGGCAGTAACGCGCCGAAGCCCGTTACCGCCAACATAA
- a CDS encoding putative quinol monooxygenase gives MITLLVGLTIDRQYIEQFEQAVKVLVDKSRQEPGALRYELARTDTGRYYIVEQWASQQALDAHENTAHFIAFGEMAATWITHREVFEGTEKP, from the coding sequence ATGATTACATTACTGGTAGGACTCACCATTGATAGACAATACATTGAGCAATTTGAACAGGCTGTTAAGGTGCTGGTAGACAAAAGCCGTCAGGAACCCGGGGCTTTACGCTACGAACTAGCTCGCACCGATACCGGCCGCTACTATATTGTGGAGCAATGGGCCAGCCAGCAGGCGCTGGACGCGCACGAAAACACCGCGCACTTTATTGCCTTTGGTGAGATGGCAGCAACCTGGATCACACACCGGGAAGTATTTGAGGGCACTGAAAAACCTTAG
- a CDS encoding MFS transporter: MADKMRLHPGIYLLSLTAFAIGVAEFIVVGVLNSIASDLNVPLEKAGSLVGLYALALALGTPVVTLLLARFNKKPVLLALIAIFSLGNLISATASTFDMLLAGRLLTAVAHGSFFAIGATVAAALAGKGNESRAIALMFAGLTLAMVIGVPLGSFIGNLAGWQWPFVAVLVVAIISLVATAIMLPRPEVTPSADVKTQLSALKNPHILAMMGVTILGFGATFTAFTYVTPIMVQISGFTEQTASILLLIFGAATFIGNLGGGNASARFGWNKTLLGNFSALALILAFLLVAMYQPWLMATTLFAWGILAFALSPALQTGMLSIAQAHTPKAVDFTSALNIAAFNLGIALGETAGGRLVSAGELAYTPAAGIVMVILALAPLSYLTFTNRRTA, encoded by the coding sequence ATGGCTGATAAGATGCGTCTTCATCCGGGAATTTATCTGTTGTCGCTGACTGCATTTGCCATCGGCGTAGCCGAATTTATTGTAGTGGGTGTACTTAACAGTATTGCCAGCGACCTTAATGTGCCGCTGGAAAAGGCCGGCTCACTGGTCGGTCTGTATGCACTGGCACTGGCTCTGGGTACGCCGGTGGTAACCCTGCTTCTGGCCCGGTTTAACAAAAAGCCTGTGCTATTGGCGCTTATTGCCATATTCAGCTTGGGTAACCTAATCTCTGCTACCGCCAGCACCTTTGACATGTTGCTGGCTGGTCGGCTCCTGACCGCGGTGGCACATGGCAGCTTTTTTGCCATTGGCGCAACCGTGGCAGCCGCGCTGGCCGGTAAAGGCAATGAATCCCGCGCCATTGCCCTGATGTTTGCCGGCCTGACTCTGGCGATGGTTATCGGCGTTCCTCTGGGCAGCTTTATCGGCAATCTAGCCGGCTGGCAATGGCCATTTGTAGCGGTACTGGTGGTGGCCATTATTTCACTGGTCGCCACTGCAATCATGCTTCCCCGACCGGAAGTCACGCCGTCAGCTGATGTCAAAACACAACTGTCAGCGCTTAAGAACCCGCATATTCTAGCCATGATGGGCGTAACGATTTTAGGCTTTGGCGCGACCTTTACCGCGTTCACTTATGTCACGCCTATTATGGTACAAATCAGCGGGTTTACCGAGCAAACCGCCAGCATTCTGCTGCTGATATTCGGGGCTGCCACCTTTATCGGTAATCTGGGTGGGGGCAACGCATCAGCCCGGTTTGGCTGGAACAAAACGCTTTTGGGTAACTTCAGCGCGCTGGCACTGATACTGGCTTTTCTGCTGGTTGCGATGTATCAGCCGTGGCTGATGGCAACCACATTATTTGCCTGGGGGATTCTGGCCTTTGCGTTATCTCCTGCCCTGCAAACCGGCATGCTCAGCATTGCCCAGGCCCATACGCCCAAAGCGGTGGATTTTACCTCAGCGTTGAATATTGCTGCATTTAATCTGGGCATTGCGCTGGGCGAAACAGCGGGCGGGCGCTTAGTATCAGCCGGTGAACTGGCGTATACCCCGGCAGCCGGCATTGTCATGGTCATACTGGCACTTGCACCTCTGTCCTATTTAACCTTTACCAACAGGAGAACCGCATGA
- a CDS encoding GlcG/HbpS family heme-binding protein, whose amino-acid sequence MQLAQAQQLVSNAQHAAQREGFHISVAVVDQAGLQVLFARMDNTALGTIDVAIKKARTAALFHTDSAALGSMARAGADLYTLESTNNGMISFGGGLVIRDEQGQVIGGLGVAGATLEADEQLAQEALYG is encoded by the coding sequence ATGCAATTAGCACAAGCACAGCAGTTAGTCAGTAACGCTCAACACGCAGCGCAGCGAGAGGGTTTTCATATCAGTGTGGCGGTGGTGGATCAGGCCGGTTTGCAGGTGCTGTTTGCCCGTATGGATAACACAGCGCTGGGAACCATTGATGTAGCAATCAAAAAAGCCCGCACCGCTGCGCTGTTTCATACCGACTCTGCTGCTTTAGGTAGTATGGCCCGGGCTGGCGCTGACCTGTACACACTGGAGTCGACCAACAACGGCATGATCAGTTTTGGTGGTGGTCTGGTAATTCGTGATGAACAGGGTCAGGTTATCGGGGGCCTAGGAGTTGCCGGTGCCACTCTTGAAGCTGATGAGCAACTGGCTCAGGAGGCGCTGTATGGCTGA
- a CDS encoding IclR family transcriptional regulator domain-containing protein, producing the protein MVIRLCWNIPPVKSGETSYLAVPGGNQDYVYAEAIQGGNSLRLANPRGKREKLNTSAIGKVFLAFTPQLVRQLRKTGSMSETLSGELTEIYRQGYALDLEQAEIGLNCLALPLYDNGDVIAVLGVAGPAARLPESRLHTLAGQLQRVHFSSP; encoded by the coding sequence ATCGTTATCAGGCTCTGCTGGAATATACCGCCAGTCAAATCTGGTGAAACCAGTTATCTGGCAGTACCGGGCGGCAATCAGGACTATGTTTATGCTGAAGCCATACAGGGAGGCAATAGTCTGCGTCTGGCTAACCCACGGGGTAAGCGCGAAAAGCTGAACACATCTGCCATTGGTAAAGTATTTCTGGCTTTCACACCGCAACTGGTTCGACAGTTGCGCAAAACCGGGAGTATGTCAGAGACGTTGTCTGGTGAACTGACTGAAATTTACCGGCAAGGTTATGCGCTTGATCTGGAACAGGCTGAAATTGGTCTGAACTGCCTGGCTCTGCCGCTTTATGATAATGGCGACGTCATCGCGGTACTGGGGGTAGCAGGACCAGCAGCCCGGCTTCCGGAAAGCCGCTTGCATACGCTGGCCGGTCAACTTCAGCGAGTTCATTTTTCATCACCATAG
- a CDS encoding helix-turn-helix domain-containing protein, with product MTNPLKTIQSVERAFALLEALGSLGGQARLSELVSYCGLNKTTAHGLLNTLISLGYVQRQDNLYKLGSRLGALAQPVMAQHESVRNRYQALLEYTASQIW from the coding sequence ATGACGAATCCGCTAAAGACAATTCAATCGGTAGAACGGGCATTTGCGCTGCTTGAGGCGCTGGGCTCTTTGGGTGGTCAGGCACGCCTGAGTGAGCTGGTCAGTTACTGCGGGCTGAATAAAACCACTGCTCACGGACTACTCAATACCCTGATTTCACTGGGTTATGTGCAGCGCCAGGATAACCTGTATAAGTTGGGCAGCCGTTTAGGTGCGCTGGCTCAGCCGGTGATGGCCCAACACGAGTCCGTGCGTAATCGTTATCAGGCTCTGCTGGAATATACCGCCAGTCAAATCTGGTGA
- a CDS encoding RNA recognition motif domain-containing protein, producing the protein MKLLVRNLARTVTEQEIYSLFSEYGTVAQCDLVLDKETGLSKGFAFVEMPDAAEAKKACHELQHKNIAKSKIRVKFAQN; encoded by the coding sequence ATGAAACTTTTAGTTCGTAACCTCGCCAGAACAGTAACAGAGCAGGAAATCTACAGTCTTTTCAGTGAATATGGCACCGTAGCACAATGTGATCTGGTTCTGGATAAAGAAACCGGCCTGTCTAAAGGCTTTGCGTTTGTTGAAATGCCAGACGCGGCCGAAGCCAAAAAGGCCTGCCATGAGCTGCAACATAAAAATATCGCCAAAAGCAAAATCAGGGTTAAGTTTGCCCAAAACTAA
- a CDS encoding DUF6435 family protein — protein sequence MFSFLRRDPTKKLQKQHAALLEKAMHAQRNGDIRTYSAMTAEAEELAKRIEVLKQQ from the coding sequence ATGTTTTCATTTTTACGGCGCGACCCCACCAAAAAGTTACAAAAACAACACGCAGCATTGCTGGAAAAAGCCATGCATGCACAGCGAAACGGAGATATCAGAACTTATTCTGCAATGACCGCCGAGGCAGAAGAGCTGGCAAAGCGCATTGAAGTGCTTAAACAGCAGTAA
- a CDS encoding CBS domain-containing protein produces the protein MNVSQIMSARVVSVHLDDSLQTLRELFDATGFHHLVVVQDNKLAGIISDRDLLAALSPFADTLSERARDRATLDKRAHQIMTRHVITLQPTDSVVSAMQRFNQHTVSCLPVVDARQHPVGMVSWRDILRYMEARITQLKTPHSA, from the coding sequence ATGAATGTGAGCCAGATTATGTCTGCCCGGGTGGTGAGCGTGCACCTGGATGACAGTTTGCAGACCTTGCGCGAATTATTTGATGCCACCGGCTTTCATCACCTGGTGGTGGTACAGGACAATAAACTGGCCGGTATCATTTCTGACCGGGACTTATTAGCAGCACTCAGCCCATTTGCAGACACCCTGAGTGAGCGTGCCCGGGACCGTGCAACGCTGGATAAACGGGCGCATCAGATCATGACTCGTCATGTCATTACCCTGCAGCCGACAGACTCTGTAGTCAGCGCCATGCAACGCTTTAACCAGCATACTGTGTCCTGCCTGCCGGTTGTCGATGCCCGACAGCATCCCGTTGGCATGGTGTCATGGCGTGATATTTTGCGCTATATGGAAGCCAGAATCACGCAACTGAAAACTCCTCATAGCGCCTGA
- a CDS encoding alpha/beta hydrolase family protein encodes MKTFNPTLIFTAGLAISGPVMAAQNLYQTLPAEVTPQLSEQGKMPVGVTTVTVTDEQHPELWSDNRNERSLKLEVWYPAVKQTAPATYENVTRSHTVFTLEGQAGRDADLADGQYPLVVLSHGYTGYRHLMFYLGEHLASHGYIVAAIDHTDSTNEEINFAESPYAGFPSTLFNRTRDQQFTLDAMLREPLFETHIDEQRAGLIGYSMGGYGAVSTVGGCYQFSDSAAGQFTGIKEPAQAKALADKLNTCAGGNASSEEMDPRWSATVALAPWGGQHQLFDPASLARIQTPVLYVAGDADDISGYDGIQWLFDNTGSPDSQMLTIHNARHNIAPHPAPEEAYSKEFDLGSYYEPAWRIQSLNMIIEHFSLAMMDCYLKQDKNACSYLDVQGNSNEEQGAAPWKGFDKRWGLGLSMQHKQ; translated from the coding sequence ATGAAAACGTTTAACCCTACATTGATTTTTACAGCAGGCCTGGCAATAAGCGGCCCCGTCATGGCCGCGCAAAACCTGTATCAAACCCTGCCGGCTGAGGTTACACCGCAACTCAGTGAGCAAGGAAAAATGCCGGTGGGAGTCACCACAGTGACAGTTACTGACGAGCAGCATCCTGAATTATGGAGTGATAATCGCAATGAGCGCTCGCTAAAGCTGGAAGTATGGTATCCGGCCGTTAAGCAGACTGCGCCGGCTACGTATGAAAATGTCACCCGTAGTCACACAGTCTTTACCCTTGAAGGGCAGGCCGGCCGGGACGCTGATCTGGCTGACGGGCAATATCCGCTGGTGGTGTTAAGTCACGGTTATACAGGTTACCGGCATCTGATGTTTTATCTGGGTGAGCATCTGGCCTCCCATGGATATATTGTGGCCGCCATAGATCACACTGATTCCACCAACGAAGAAATCAATTTTGCCGAGTCGCCTTATGCGGGCTTCCCAAGCACATTATTTAACCGTACCAGAGACCAGCAATTTACTCTGGATGCCATGCTTCGTGAACCGCTGTTTGAAACGCACATTGATGAGCAGCGCGCAGGTTTAATTGGCTATTCTATGGGCGGCTATGGGGCAGTGAGCACAGTGGGCGGTTGCTACCAGTTCAGCGACAGTGCTGCGGGTCAGTTTACCGGTATCAAAGAGCCTGCGCAGGCAAAAGCACTGGCCGATAAGCTCAATACCTGTGCTGGTGGCAACGCCAGCAGTGAGGAAATGGACCCGCGCTGGTCTGCCACGGTAGCGCTTGCCCCCTGGGGCGGCCAGCATCAGTTGTTTGACCCGGCCTCGCTGGCCCGGATTCAGACACCGGTACTGTATGTTGCCGGTGATGCTGATGATATTTCCGGTTATGACGGCATTCAGTGGTTATTTGATAATACTGGCAGCCCGGATAGCCAAATGCTGACGATTCATAATGCCCGTCATAATATTGCTCCGCATCCGGCCCCTGAAGAGGCCTACAGCAAGGAGTTTGATCTGGGTTCATATTATGAGCCGGCCTGGCGTATTCAGAGTTTGAATATGATTATTGAGCACTTTAGTCTGGCGATGATGGACTGTTATCTAAAGCAGGATAAAAATGCCTGTAGTTACCTGGATGTTCAGGGGAATAGTAATGAAGAGCAGGGCGCTGCGCCATGGAAAGGTTTTGATAAGCGCTGGGGACTTGGGCTGAGTATGCAGCACAAGCAGTGA